The sequence GTAACTTTATTTTTATTAATTTTTCCATAGCATTATCAATAAAATATATTAAAACTTATATAACTTGTAAACACAAAAAATTATACTACCCTCAAAGTAAACACTATAATTTATAATAAACATTTAAAATCCTGGTATGATTAGTTTGGTAAAAAAATTAGTAATAAATGATAATAATCTTACTTATATAGTATGTATTTTTATTATAATGTTAAGTTTATCTTCATATACACTTGAAAACAACAGTAAACAAGAAGTCATATTAACATTAATATGGATATGTGCTACATTTGTTTTGCAGATCTCTACAAATAATTTATTTACATCTGATTATCATGATGGAATATTAGAGCAAATCTTTGTACAGCCACTCTCTTCTAGGCTGATAGTTGCTTATAAAATCTTCGCTCACTGGTTGTTATTTGGGTTACCGATTTCAGTGATTTCTTTCATGTTCAGCTTTGCAATTCTAGGCAATAATATTGAACATTCAATAGCAGTTGGAGTGTCTTTATTATTTAATACGCTGATAATCATTAATATTTCAGCTACTGGAAATGCATTAATGATTGGTCGAAATAACTTAGCATCAGGAGTGTCGCAAATTCTTGTTTTGCCAATGATAATGC is a genomic window of Wolbachia endosymbiont (group B) of Germaria angustata containing:
- a CDS encoding heme exporter protein CcmB; translation: MISLVKKLVINDNNLTYIVCIFIIMLSLSSYTLENNSKQEVILTLIWICATFVLQISTNNLFTSDYHDGILEQIFVQPLSSRLIVAYKIFAHWLLFGLPISVISFMFSFAILGNNIEHSIAVGVSLLFNTLIIINISATGNALMIGRNNLASGVSQILVLPMIMPTFVYFKLLTQFENLSLNIYTLLITILIFVILIVNSTITTHIALKFAVEQD